The genomic stretch GTCTTCAATACGATGTTCATGAACGAGGGTCGGTTCAGAATACCGATGGGATTGGCCTGGATCACCTCGCTGATTGGTGTTGTCACGGTGCTGGCGATCGGCGTGGCCGGGATCGTATTCGGAAGTCGCGGCTGGCTCATCGCGGGCCGCCAGCGGCGATGCCCCGCCTTGCCTGTCGCGGGAACCTTCTTGAGCATCGCCGCCGTGATCTGTTGGTTGATCGTCTCGATTGATTTGATCGTGATCTTGGCAACGATGTAGCCGAGCTTCCAAGCTGTTTTGACATATTGGGTGCCATGCCCACGCTGGCACCGGCGCCAGCAAGTCGGCGTGGGCATGAGCCGCAACATGGCATGGCCACTCAGGGAAGTGGCCATGGCACCCGGCGCCCCACATCCCGCAATCCTGTTTGGGGCCCTCACAAAACGTGGCACTGCTTGACGGCTGCTGCCATCCGGTGCGGAACTCCCGTCAAGTCATGGCAGCCGTCAAGCAGTGGCACCCAGCCTCAGTATTTCAGCCCGTTCTTGCGGATGTGTACCATCGGCCGATGGCCGTCGGCGAGATGGCCCGATGTGACTCGGGCGAGGAAGATGCGGTGGTCGGCCGAGTCGATGTGGCCGGACGGTTCGCATTCGAGATAGCCGATCGTACCGGTGAGCACCGGCGCGCCGGCCGACGTGCGACCCAGCTCCATTCCCTCGAAGGCCGGCTCGCCTTCCTCTAAACCGCGGCTGAAGTGGGCCACGACCGGCCGCTGGTCGTCGGAAAGCAGATTGACCGTGAACGGCGTCCCGGCGGTGAGCCATTTGGCCAGCGGGCGATCCTTGTGCAAGGCGACCGTGATCATCGGCGGATCGAAGCCGGCTTGCATGATCCAGCTTGCGAGCATTCCGGTCTCCTCGACGCCGCGGCGGGCCGTGAGGACGAACAGGCCGCTGGGCAGGCGGCCGAGGACGGCGGCGAGATGCGAAGGAGTCACTCGCGACTGCCTCCGGCGCGGCGCAGCGGATGGCCCAGCCGGCGCTCGACGCTGGCCACTTTGCCGAGGATCGCCCCGCGATGGTCGCGGCGCAGGTCGAGCTTGGCCGAGCAGGTGACGCGGTGGCAATCGGCGGCGACCGCTTCGATGCACTGCCGCATCACGTCGAGGACGGCGGCGAGTTCTCCTTCCACCAGCGTGCCCATCGCATGGACTTCGTAATCCAACCCGCTCGACTCGACGATTTCGACACACCGGGCGACATAATCGCCGACGCTTTCTCCCATACCCAGTGGCGAGACGCTGAATTCCAGAAGAACCATGACTGCATTGTAAAGCAAGAAGGAAGAACTAAGCTAGGTTCCCCTTTCTTCTCTCGACGGTTTGCCGTACTTTGTGAGCGGTTGCCATCTGAGGATTTGGAGACGGTCATGGCGGGCGTCTGGTCGAACTATCGGGTCTTCATCAAACAGTTTTTCCGGCGCTATCATACGACCGGGGCGATCCTGCCCAGCGGCCGGCCGCTGGCCTCCGCGCTGTGCCGATACGTCCGCGACGGCGACGGCGCGTCGCGCGAAATCCTCGAAGTGGGACCGGGCACCGGGGCGGTCACCGCGCGGCTCGTGCAATTGCTGCGGTCGGACGATCGGCTGACGCTGGTGGAACTCAACGACGATTTTATCCGGCATCTCGGCGAGCGGTTCGCCAGCGAGGCCGATTTCAAGGCGGTCGGCGATCGCTGCCATTTGGTTCACAGCCGCTTGGAAGACCTCGACGGGGCGGGGCGCTACGATCGCATCGTCTCCGGTTTGCCGCTCAACAATTTCGCGTCCGCGGAGGTACGGCAGATTCTGGAAACCTTCGCCCGACTCGCCAAGCCCGGCGGCATTCTCTCGTTCTTCGAATATGTGGCTGTGCGCAAGGCGAAGCGGTTGGTGAGCGGGCGAAGCGAACGGCAGCGGCTCCGCGAGATTGGCGATCTGCTCGGCCAGCTATCGAAGCAGCACGGAATCCACCGCGACTGCGTGCTGCTAAACGTGACGCCGGCGTGGGTGCATCACGTGCGGTTCGGGAATGGCACGTGATGTCGGCGATCAGATTCCGGAACGGCACAGCGCGGCGAAGCCGCATCCAAAGTTGGAATTCACGCTTTAGCGTGCTCGCGGCACGCTGAAGCGTGAACTCCAACAGAATCGTCGAGCCTAGCAAAGATCTCGAACGTTTCTGTCACGGAGGCCGTTCCCTACAAGCATCGGCCACGCGGGGTTCGGCGCTCAACTTGTCGCAACCGAACTGCCGCCCTATACTTGCAACGGCGATCGCGACGACGGAACATTCTTCGAGAGAGGCCGGCTATGATCTCGCGGCATGGGTTGGTGTGGCTTGTTTTATTCGGCTTGATTGCGGCGCCAGTCCGAATCATCCGAGCGGACGAACCGGCTGCGGAGCCGCCCAAATCTTCCGCGGCCGATCCGGCGAAAGAAAAGGCGGATAAACAAGCGGCCGACAAGCAGGCGGCCAAGGACGAGGAGGAGTTTTACGATCTCTACAAATCTCTGGCCGACACGGTCGATCAGGTCGATCGGAATTACGTCAAGAAGGTCGATCGGCGCGAGCTGATGGAGGCCGCGATCAAGGGGGTCTTGAGCAAGCTCGATCCGTATTCGAGCTACATCGGGCCTAGCGAGGCGGGGCACTTCAAAGATACCGTCGAGAACCAGTTCGGCGGCATCGGCATTCAGATCACGATGGACGAGAGTCAGCTCAAGATTCTCAGCCCCCTGGTGGGCACGCCCGGATACAAGGCCGGCCTGTTGGCGGGGGACAAGATCGTGAAGATCGGCGACGAATCCACCGCCAACCTTTCGTTGGATGAAGCGGTGGGCAAGCTTAAGGGAGATGCCGGCACCAGCATCACGCTCTCGGTGATCCATCCCGGCACGGCCAAGCCCGAGGCGATCACCGTCACCCGCGAAGTGATTCACATCGACACAGTGCTGGGAGACAAGCGGAGAGGGGACGATAGTTGGGATTTCATGTTCGACGGTGAGAAGCGGATCGGCTACATCCGCATCACCACCTTCAGCCGCGACACGGCGCAAGACCTCAAGAAGGCGATGGACGAGCTGAAGGCTCACAAGCTTCGCGGTTTGGTGATCGATCTGCGGTTCAACCCCGGCGGGCTGCTGACCTCGGCAATCGACACTTGTGACATGTTTCTGACCGAAGGGAGGATCGTCAGCACCGAGGGGCGCAGCACGCCGAAAAAAGTCTGGGACGCGACGAAGAAGGCCGATGCCTACACCGGATTTCCGCTGGCGATCCTCGTGAATCGATATAGCGCCAGCGCCAGCGAAATCGTCTCGGCCTGCCTGCAAGACCACAATCGGGCCGTCATCATCGGCGA from Pirellulales bacterium encodes the following:
- a CDS encoding flavin reductase family protein codes for the protein MTPSHLAAVLGRLPSGLFVLTARRGVEETGMLASWIMQAGFDPPMITVALHKDRPLAKWLTAGTPFTVNLLSDDQRPVVAHFSRGLEEGEPAFEGMELGRTSAGAPVLTGTIGYLECEPSGHIDSADHRIFLARVTSGHLADGHRPMVHIRKNGLKY
- a CDS encoding methyltransferase domain-containing protein, with the translated sequence MAGVWSNYRVFIKQFFRRYHTTGAILPSGRPLASALCRYVRDGDGASREILEVGPGTGAVTARLVQLLRSDDRLTLVELNDDFIRHLGERFASEADFKAVGDRCHLVHSRLEDLDGAGRYDRIVSGLPLNNFASAEVRQILETFARLAKPGGILSFFEYVAVRKAKRLVSGRSERQRLREIGDLLGQLSKQHGIHRDCVLLNVTPAWVHHVRFGNGT
- a CDS encoding MTH1187 family thiamine-binding protein — encoded protein: MVLLEFSVSPLGMGESVGDYVARCVEIVESSGLDYEVHAMGTLVEGELAAVLDVMRQCIEAVAADCHRVTCSAKLDLRRDHRGAILGKVASVERRLGHPLRRAGGSRE
- a CDS encoding S41 family peptidase, translating into MISRHGLVWLVLFGLIAAPVRIIRADEPAAEPPKSSAADPAKEKADKQAADKQAAKDEEEFYDLYKSLADTVDQVDRNYVKKVDRRELMEAAIKGVLSKLDPYSSYIGPSEAGHFKDTVENQFGGIGIQITMDESQLKILSPLVGTPGYKAGLLAGDKIVKIGDESTANLSLDEAVGKLKGDAGTSITLSVIHPGTAKPEAITVTREVIHIDTVLGDKRRGDDSWDFMFDGEKRIGYIRITTFSRDTAQDLKKAMDELKAHKLRGLVIDLRFNPGGLLTSAIDTCDMFLTEGRIVSTEGRSTPKKVWDATKKADAYTGFPLAILVNRYSASASEIVSACLQDHNRAVIIGERTWGKGSVQNVIELEDGKSLLKLTTASYQRPNGHNIHRFPDSKDTDEWGVSPSPGYEIKLSDAEMAEFLADRRDRDIVAGKKSGKTADAKAAAKHGADRQLQKAIDYLTTELAKAP